The Chromatiales bacterium DNA segment GGTTCGTTGTTATTGCGGGTCTTCTGCAGGCAACCCGTCTCTTTTGCATACCGTCCGCTGGCATGAACACTCAGAGTACGCCGGATCCATGGCGGTTCCATGAAAAACCAAGCAATCATTGTGCCTGTTTATGACGGCCGCGTGGCGCGGTTTCGGTCCTCATCCCTGCGCCGCCGTGGTGCGATTGCCCGTGCGACGGCCTGAATCGCACCGCACCAGCGCATACAATGCGTCGGCCTGACCGAACGGGAGCACAGTCCACCATGTCGACCACTGAAGCCGCTGAAATCTACCTGGGTGCCGCCGGCACGGAGCCGCAACGCCTGCTTGCCGCCCTGGCCAACCGTCACGGTCTGATTGCCGGTGCAACGGGCACGGGCAAGACCGTGTCACTGCAGGTCCTGGCCGAAGGTTTCTCGGCGCTGGGTGTGCCGGTGTTCATGGCCGACGTGAAAGGCGATCTCGCCGGCATCAGTCAGGCCGGCAGCACACATCCAAAGCTCGAGGAGCGCGCGCGCGTGATCGGGCTCGAGGATTACCGCTACCAGTCGTTCCCGACCGTGTTCTGGGACCTCTACGGCGAACAGGGTCACCCGGTACGCACCACAGTCTCCGAAATGGGGCCGCTGCTGCTTGCGCGTCTGCTGGAGCTGAACGAAACCCAGGAAGGCGTGCTGAACATCGCGTTTCGCGTCGCCGACGACGAAGGCCTGCTGCTGCTCGACCTCAACGACCTGCGCGCAATGCTCGGCTTTCTCAGCGACCACGCCAAGGATATCCAGGTGCGCTATGGAACCGTCGCGGCGGCCTCGGTCGGTGCAATCCAGCGACGGCTGCTGGTGCTCGAGCAACAGGGCGCCGATCACTTCTTCAGCGAACCGGCGCTGGACCTGCGTGACCTCATGCGCACGGATTTCGACGGTCGCGGCATGGTGAACGTACTCGCGGCGGACAAGCTCATGCAGTCGCCACGCCTGTACAGCACCTTCCTGCTCTGGCTGCTGTCGGAGTTGTTCGAACAACTTCCGGAGATCGGCGATCCGCCCAAGCCACGGCTGGTGTTTTTCTTCGACGAGGCACACCTGCTGTTCGACGAAGCCCCCAAGGCGCTGGTCGACAAGATCGAACAGGTCGTGCGCCTGATCCGCTCCAAGGGGGTCGGCGTGTACTTTGTCACGCAGAACCCGCTCGACGTGCCCGACTCCGTACTCGCACAGCTCGGCAACCGCGTCCAGCATGCCCTGCGCGCGTTCACCCCACGCGACCAGAAGGCCGTGCGGGCGGCCGCGCAGACGTTTCGCGCGAACCCCGCGTTCGACGCCGAGCAGGCCATCACCCAGCTGGGCGTTGGTGAGGCACTGGTGTCCACGCTCGAAAAGAAGGGTGTTCCGAGCATCGTTCAACGCACGCTGATCCGCCCACCGTCGGGCCGGCTTGGACCGATCACGGCGGAGGAACGCTCGAAGCAGATCAAGACCGGCCCCGTCGCCGGCCGCTACGAGCGCGAGGTCGATCGCGAATCGGCCTACGAGATCCTGACCGCGCGGGCCGAGGCGGCCCGGAAGGCCGCCGCCGAGGCCGAAGCGAGGGCTCGTGAAGAGGCCGAGGAACGCAAGTCGACGGGCCGCAGCAGCAATCGCCAGGGCGTCTGGGAGACGATGGCCAAAAGTGTTGCGCGGGCCGTGGGAACCCGGCTCGGCCGCGATCTGCTGCGTGGCGTGCTGGGCTCCCTCACGCGCAAGCGCTGATCGTTCATTCGCAACGGTCGCGCGCGCCGGGTCATTTGTCAGGAATTGCAAATTCCCCGGCCAGACCCTTGGCCGCGGACGGGCCGGTTTCGATAATGAGTCGCGAGAACGGTTCACTGTTCTCGCAATAGCCCCCTGTTGCGACCCGCCCCCGGCCCCTCCCGACCCCCAAATGCCGGAGCGGGTCTTTTTTTGAACGCTGATCAAGCCGTCCGGGCTTGACAGCTCTACGAAAACGAAAAAATGTCATTTTTCGTTTTCTCTCATTTTCTCCGGCTTGCTGCCGTCGAAAATGGCGGCACCTCCCTGTGCCGCGGACATTCGTGGCCCCGCCCACAATCTCGCGTAGAACACGCTGATCAATCTTTGAACGCTGATCAAGCCGTCCGGGCTTGACAGCTCTACGAAAACGAAAAAATGTCATTTTTCGTTTTCTCTCATTTTCTCCGGCTTGCTGCCGTCGAAATGGCGGCACCTCCCTGTGCCGCGGAAATCCGCGGCCCCGCCCACAATCTCGCGTAGAACATGCTGATCAATCATTGAACGCTGATCATTCCGTCGAAGGATTGCCAGCTTCACGCAGACGAAAATCGCGGTTTTTCGTTTTTCCCACCATGCCCCGCCGTCCACGCGCATATCTCGATAACAATCCGACCCCGGCCCCCTTCTCCGGGAACCGTTTCCCCGGCGTGAATGCGTTGGCAATTCTCTATAGCCGCACGTCGCACGCTGCGGGACCCAAAATGTTGCGCAATCGTGGGATCAGCGGTCGCCCGTCGTGTAGCATGCTCGACCGTCAGTCAAGCAAACGTGGATGGGAGAATGTCAGCGAGAAGAATCTTGAGTCCGGCCGCAGCGTTCGTGCTGGCGCTTTGTGCCCCTTCCGCCCGAGCGACGCTTTTGGACGACGGCGGATTTGACGCCGCAACTTCAGGTTCGCAGACCAGTAACAGCAACTGGGTTCTGACCACTAATTTCCCCGACACCACCAACGCCGGCGCCCAGTTTCAAACGGGTTTTGCCAACGCCAACAACACGGGCGTCGGCGGCACGCAGCCTCCCGGCACGGGCACCGGTATATGGATCAGGTCATTCGAAGGCAACCAGGGTGAAGGCGGTGATCCACTGGTCAATGCGGATATCACGCAAAGCATTCTGGCGCCGTTCACCGGAAACTACAGCCTAACCTTCGTGGTTGGGCGCGAATCCAACTTCAGCGCGGACCAATTCGGGGTGACCCTGTTCTCCAGCGGGACCGGCGGCTCGGCCAGCGTCGACCTTCGTGCGGCGGTTATTCCCGACGGCAATCTCGGTGGCGCGGCATCGGGGAACCCCGGGGGGACACTGTTCAACCTGTTTCTGTTCGGCGTCAGCGCCGGGGACACCCTGACCGTCAGTGGTTTCGTCGTCAACGGGCGGGACTCGTTGCTGGTCGGTGGCCAGTCGGCCTTTCTGGACAACTTCGAGTTGAACGGCGTAGCGACGGCTCCAGTACCCAGCGCGTTTGCGTTACTCGCGCTCGGCGGCCTGCTGCTGGGCGTGACGGCGCGCCGGCTGGTTTAGTGGCGGGGTCTTTGGCTCAGCTCAGCCAGCGGCATGCCTGCTACCTGAGAAAAGGGGCCAGGTTCGAATTTCTTTGCTCGCCCCCCAAGGTCCTGACCACACGGCGCACCGCGCCGAGTGCGAACAACGCCCCTCCGGCGCATAACATAGTGCGCACCTAGGGCCTGTTCACACTGCGCCAAGCGCAGCGTGAACAGGCCCTAAGACCGCGCCGGCAACCTCATCGCGCTTGCCTGCACCCGGCAGGTAGTTGAAAGAGGCGCATCCATCGCCTATCCAAGACGCAACCGAAAAGCGCGGTTTTCGGTGGATCACGGGCCGTTGAAAAGAGAATTTCAACAGCCTGCCAGAGCTGGTAACTTGGCAGGTCCGCAAACCTGCCGTCGGAGCGGAACCTTGCGCGCGATCCTCCTGTGGAGCGGTGTCTATCTCGCGCTCGTGCTGGCGCCACTGGTCGCCCTGCTCGTCGGCCCGGCGCCACGGGGCGCCGGTCTTGCCTGGGATTTCGCAATGGCGCTGGGTTTCGCGGCCACCAGTGCCATGGGCCTGCAGTTTCTGCTGACCGCCCGCTTCCGGCGTGCAAGCGCACCGTTCGGAATCGACATCATTTACTACTTCCACCGCTACATGGCAGTCGTCGTGCTGACGGCGGTCGGCGGCCACTATCTCGTGATCCGCGTCATCAATCCGGAACTGCTCGACGGCACGAAGCTGACGGATGCGCCTGGATATCTGACGGCCGGGCGGATCGCGACCGTCTGTCTCGTCGCAATCGTCGTGACTTCGCTGTGGCGCAAGCGACTGCGCATCCCGTACGACGCCTGGCGTATCGCCCACACCTTGCTCGCGGTCGGCGCGTTCGTGCTGGCGATCGTGCATATCCGGGCCGCTGGACGCCACCTGAACACCCCGATGCAGCAGGTGTTGTGGGGCCTCTATTCGCTGGGCTGGTTGTACCTCGTCATCCACATCCGCGTAATCAAACCGTGGCGCATGCACACGCGGCCCTGGCGGGTTGCCGAGGTGCGTACAGAGAGTTTGGACAGTCACACACTCGTGCTCGAACCCGTCGGTCACGCCGGCCTAAGGTTCCGACCCGGACAGTTCGCTTGGCTGACGCTCGACGCGTCGCCCTGGCGCATGCGCGAGCACCCGTTCTCGATTGCCTCGAGCGCCGAACATCCAGAACGTATCGAGTTCACGATCAAGGCGCTGGGCGACTTCACGCGCACGATCGGGCCGGACGCGCTCGGCAAGAGCGCCTGTCTCGATGGTCCCTACGGCGTGTTCAGCGTGGATCGTCATCCCGCCGCAAGTGGTTTTGTGTTCATCGCCGGCGGCGTCGGCATCGCGCCGATCATGTCGATGCTGCGCACGCTGGCGGAGCGTGGCGACACTCGGCCGATCCGGCTCGTCTATTGCAACCGGCGGGCGGACAATGTTCTGTTTCGTGACGAGATCGATGCGCTGCGCACTCGGCTCGACCTCGAGGTCACGCATGTGATCGACGAGCCGCACCAGGCAAAAGACGCCGTGGCCGGTCCAGTCAGCGAGACCACCCTGACGGCGGCGCTTGCACCCGAGACGCGCGCGTTCGAGCATTTTCTATGTGGGCCGAAGGCCATGAGCGGGCAGGTACAACAGGCCCTGCACCGACTTGGCGTTCCGGCAGGTCGGGTACATTTCGAACTCTTCGACATGGCCTGAGAATTCACGCAATGACGACTGGCACTACCGTGTACAAGATCATGACGCACCAAGCAACACATGCGTGAACGCTGGGCGATCTTGCTTGCCGCGCTGACCGCGCTCCTGATGGTGGCGATGTCGGCACTGTTCGCGCGCGTGCAGAACCCGCCGGCCGTGGCCACGCCGGCAGTGGCGCAGACACCAGGGCCAGCAGCCGCGCCAGCGCCGGACTCAGTCGTGATCGAGCGCGGACGAAGCGTGTTTCGCGAACAGGGTTGCAGCAGCTGTCATTCCGCCGCCGGCGAAGGGTTCGGCAGTTCCCTTGATGGCGTTGCCGAACGGCGGTCCGCGGCGGAACTGCGTGCCTGGATCACCGGCGACGACAGCCTGCGCGGACAGGCTTCGGACGGGCTGCTCGCGCTCAAGCAGCGCTATCGCGGTCTTGCCGTGGAGGACCTGGACGCACTGGTCGCCTTTTTGTCAGCCTCGCGTCCGCAGCCCGACTGATCGCCAAGCAGGCGCTGATGGACGCGGGTGTCTCTCCCGGTGGCGGTCAGCCCGGCGCGGCGTCGACCAGTTCCGTGGTCTCGTTGGCGCAGCGCACATGCCGCGCGAACCCGACGTCGTCCGGGAAGGTCTGCGCGATCACCCAGACCTGACGCAGTTCACCACTCAGTTTCGGCAGCGCCTCGAGCGCGGAACGCATGCGCGTTTCATCGAAGAACGCAAACGGCTCGTCCAGGAACGCAAACTGCGGACCGCGGATCGCGGCATCGATGAGTTCCTGGGACAGGGCGAGCCGCACCGCGAGCATGATCTGGCGCTGGGTGCCGCTGGAGACCTCGTCGAGGTTCATGAAGTCGCGTTTCTCGGTCGAGAACACGCGCACGTCGAGTCGTTCGTCGACCTGCAGGTGTTCATAACGTCCCTGCGTGAACAGCGGCAGCGAGCGCCCGACCCAGTCGCGGATGTGCGCGTTGAACTGCTTGGAGACGGTACGCGCCGCGCCACTGAGCAGGTCCACGGCGAGTTCCCGCGTACGGACCCGGGCGAGATGCTCGTTGCTGCGCCGCTGCAGGTCTTCGGCGGCCTGCTCGATGTCGCGCGCTCGGGCAAGGCGGGCCTGCTCCTCGGCGATGGCTGCATCGCAGCGTTCAACCTCGGCGGCAAACGTCGCACGATCTTCGGCGAGCGCGGCGAACAGCGCGTTGCATTCGACCGCTGCCCGATCCGGCGCGAGCGCCATGGCCCGGGCCGCGGCAAAGCGCTCGCGCGCACCGGCACGATCGTAGGCCGCGCGCCCGGTCGGCTCCTCGCCATCAGCATCATTGCCGGCGTCGCCATCGCCGGCCTGGTCCAGCCAGCCCAGCGCGGCGTCGGCCTCGTCGCAGAGCGCGGCGCCGGCTGTCGCAAAGCCCTTGGCGCGACGCGCTGCACCGTTCGCGGCCACCGCGGCGATCAGCCACAACACGGTGGCGACTCCGGCGACCGGCAGGAGGTACGGCAGGTACTGATCCCAGTTCGGGATGTTCGCGCCCAACCAGGGCCCGACCGGATCATTCGGCATGAACCGCCCCAGACCGAGAATCGCCCAGCCGGCGATCGCGATCAGCGCGGCGAGCCAGGCGAGCGCACTCCAGCGGCCCTTCGTCGCGCGCGCCGTCGCATGGCCGCGTGCGGCCTGCGGGTAGTCGGCAACGGCCTTCGAGACGCCTTCGGTGCGCGCATCGATCTCCGCGACCGCATCGGCAAACGGCTGCCGCTCGGCTTCGAGGGCGGCGAGTTGCGCCGGGTCAATGTTCAGCTCGCGCAGCGCCTCGACCATCGCCTCGCGCTCCTCGCGCGCACGGGCGATCGCATCCTGTTCCGCCGGAATGCTCGCGAAAATGGCTTCACTGACGCGCTCGAAACTCGCCACCCCGGCCATGGCCTTCACGGCCTGCGAGTGCGGCTGCGGTGTGGTCATCTCGCGCTGGGCGAGATAGAACGATTCGACGAACTCCGGGTAGGCAAAGCCGATCAGGTCGGCAAGCGCGGCGTCCACGACCTCCACGCCGCGGGCCATGGCGTGTTCGGGATGATCGAGATCGATGAGCTGCGCGCCGCGATTGCCCTCGTGGTCCAGATAGCGCGTGACGCGAAAACGCCCGCGTTCCGTGGCGAATTCCACGGCCGCGCTGGCGCGCGTCGCGCCCCAGCGGATGACCTTGGTGATGTCCCGGTCGCCGAGCGAGAACGTGCGTCCGAACAGCGCGAAGCAGACCGTTTCGCCGATCGTGCTCTTGCCGGACTCGTTGCGGCCGGACACCGCGATCACGCCCTGCGCGGGCAGGTCGCGCAGCGCCAGGTGGCGATACTTCAGACAGTCGTGCGACTCGATGCCCGTAATGATCACAGCACGCCCTCGCCTTCGAGCCCGCCGAGCTTGTTGAGCACGAGTTCCACGGCCGCGTCGTAAAGCTGCGGGTCGAAGTCGTCGTCGGCATTCTCGCGACGTTCGCGCTCGGCAGCGGCGTATTCGCTGAACTTCTGCGCGGACACCGCGCGCTTGGGGTCGGCCTGTGTCATTCGAATGCCTCCTGAGCGATTCAATACTCGCAATTCACAAGGGAAGCTCTGATCGATCCATCCCGGATGGATCAGAGGTTCGATCAATATTTCGCCATGGCCGGATCCACGTCCCGCGCCCAGCCATCGATCCCGCCACGCAGATTCACGACATTGGCGAAGCCGTTCTGTTCGAGGAACCGCACGACGGCGTAGCTGCGCACGCCGTGGTGACAGATCACGACCGTTTCGCGTTCGCGGTCGAGCCGGTCGAGCGCGGCGGGAATCTCACGCATCGGCACATGTTCGGCGCCGTCGAGACGGCAGATCGCCAGTTCCCAGGATTCGCGCACATCGAGCAGGTGCGGTTGCCCGGCCGGCTCGGCGAGCCGTTGCGCGAGTTCACGCGCATTGAGCTCACGCATGGCGCGTCGCGCCGTTCAAAAGACGAATGCGTTGGGCTGACGTGCGTTGACGAGCGGGTCGACGACCGTCTCGAACAGGCTCTGCATGGACCAGGCGTTGGCGTCCACGCGGGTGTACAGCCGCGCCTCCATGACCGGCTGCGTGCCGACGATGACGAACAGCCGGCCGCCGATGGCGAGATTCGTGCGGAACTCGCCCTGGTAGTCCGGCAGCGAGCCGGTCACGGCGATCGCATCGAAGCTTGCGGACATCGGCTCCAGCGCATCGCCGGTCACAACCTCGACATTCTTCGCACCGGCTGCGGTCAGTCGCCCGCGCGCCGCGTCTGCAAGTTCGGGGACGATCTCGATTGTTCGCGCGCTGTCGGCCAGACGGCCCAGCAGCGCCGCGACATATCCGGTACCCGTGCCGACCTCCAGCGCGCGTTCGCCGGGTTGCACGTCGAGCGCCTGCAGCATGCGTGCCTCGACGCGCGGCGGCAGCATGTGCTGGCCGTGGCCAATCGGGATCGCGGTGTCCGCGTAGGCGAGATTGCGCAGTTCGGCGGGCACGAAGGCCTCGCGCTCGAACTGGCCCATGAGATCGAGCACACGCAGGTCCAGCACATCCCAGGGGCGGATTTGCTGCTCGATCATGTTGAAGCGCGCCTGCGCCAGATCCAGTTCGCTCATCACGCGATGCTCAAAAAACGGGCGAGGCGCGCAAGGGTAGCCCGAGCCCCGCGCCCCGGCAAGCCGGCACTCATCGGGCACCCGCGCTCACGCGCGCCGCCGCGGCCACGGCCGTTTCGCGCGCCTCGGCGACCGACTCCGCGCGCGCCAGGACCACGCCCATGCGCCGACGGCCGGCCACCGCGGGCTTGCCGAACAGGCGCAGCTGGGTGTCGGGCGCGGCCAGCGCCGCGTCCACGCCGGAGAACACCGGGCCGGCCAGATCGCCCTCGACCAGGATCACGGCCGAGGCAGCCGGCCCGAGCTGGCGAATCGCCGGAATCGGCAGGCCGAGGATTGCGCGCGCGTGCAGCGCGAACTGCGACAGATCCTGGCCGATCATGGTGACCATGCCGGTGTCATGCGGTCGCGGCGAGACTTCGCTGAAGATGACCTCGTCGCCGCGCACGAACAGCTCCACGCCAAAGATGCCGCGCCCGCCGAGCGCGCTGGTGATCGTGCCGGCAATCTCGCGCGCGCGCGCGAGCGCGGCCTCGGACATCGGCTGCGGCTGCCAGCTCTCGCGGTAGTCGCCGTCGATCTGAATATGGCCCACCGGCTCGCAGAAACTCGTGCCGCCCTCGTGGCGAACCGTCAGCAGCGTGATTTCATAGTCGAATTCGACGAAGCCCTCGACGATCACCTTGCCGGCGCCGCTGCGGCCGCCGGACTGCGCGTATTTCCAGGCCGCGCCCACATCGACCGAGGCATGCACGACGCTCTGACCCTTGCCCGAGGAACTCATGATGGGCTTGACCACGCACGGCAGACCCACGGCCTCGATCGCGGCGTCGAACTCCGCCCGCGTCGCGGCAAACCGGTAGGCGGAGGTCGGCAGCCCGAGTTCCTCGGCCGCCAGCCGGCGAATGCCCTCGCGGTCCATGGTCAGCCGCGCGGCGCGCGCAGTCGG contains these protein-coding regions:
- a CDS encoding cytochrome c, whose translation is MRERWAILLAALTALLMVAMSALFARVQNPPAVATPAVAQTPGPAAAPAPDSVVIERGRSVFREQGCSSCHSAAGEGFGSSLDGVAERRSAAELRAWITGDDSLRGQASDGLLALKQRYRGLAVEDLDALVAFLSASRPQPD
- a CDS encoding ferric reductase-like transmembrane domain-containing protein; translation: MRAILLWSGVYLALVLAPLVALLVGPAPRGAGLAWDFAMALGFAATSAMGLQFLLTARFRRASAPFGIDIIYYFHRYMAVVVLTAVGGHYLVIRVINPELLDGTKLTDAPGYLTAGRIATVCLVAIVVTSLWRKRLRIPYDAWRIAHTLLAVGAFVLAIVHIRAAGRHLNTPMQQVLWGLYSLGWLYLVIHIRVIKPWRMHTRPWRVAEVRTESLDSHTLVLEPVGHAGLRFRPGQFAWLTLDASPWRMREHPFSIASSAEHPERIEFTIKALGDFTRTIGPDALGKSACLDGPYGVFSVDRHPAASGFVFIAGGVGIAPIMSMLRTLAERGDTRPIRLVYCNRRADNVLFRDEIDALRTRLDLEVTHVIDEPHQAKDAVAGPVSETTLTAALAPETRAFEHFLCGPKAMSGQVQQALHRLGVPAGRVHFELFDMA
- a CDS encoding protein-L-isoaspartate O-methyltransferase, with amino-acid sequence MSELDLAQARFNMIEQQIRPWDVLDLRVLDLMGQFEREAFVPAELRNLAYADTAIPIGHGQHMLPPRVEARMLQALDVQPGERALEVGTGTGYVAALLGRLADSARTIEIVPELADAARGRLTAAGAKNVEVVTGDALEPMSASFDAIAVTGSLPDYQGEFRTNLAIGGRLFVIVGTQPVMEARLYTRVDANAWSMQSLFETVVDPLVNARQPNAFVF
- the purT gene encoding formate-dependent phosphoribosylglycinamide formyltransferase, which gives rise to MVSIGTPLSPSATRVLFCGGGELGKEVVIELQRFGVEVIVVDRYANSPAMQVAHRSHVIDMLDGKALRAVIEQERPHLIVPEIEAIATGTLVELEHEGFTVIPTARAARLTMDREGIRRLAAEELGLPTSAYRFAATRAEFDAAIEAVGLPCVVKPIMSSSGKGQSVVHASVDVGAAWKYAQSGGRSGAGKVIVEGFVEFDYEITLLTVRHEGGTSFCEPVGHIQIDGDYRESWQPQPMSEAALARAREIAGTITSALGGRGIFGVELFVRGDEVIFSEVSPRPHDTGMVTMIGQDLSQFALHARAILGLPIPAIRQLGPAASAVILVEGDLAGPVFSGVDAALAAPDTQLRLFGKPAVAGRRRMGVVLARAESVAEARETAVAAAARVSAGAR
- a CDS encoding sulfurtransferase, with the translated sequence MRELNARELAQRLAEPAGQPHLLDVRESWELAICRLDGAEHVPMREIPAALDRLDRERETVVICHHGVRSYAVVRFLEQNGFANVVNLRGGIDGWARDVDPAMAKY
- a CDS encoding DUF853 family protein; this translates as MSTTEAAEIYLGAAGTEPQRLLAALANRHGLIAGATGTGKTVSLQVLAEGFSALGVPVFMADVKGDLAGISQAGSTHPKLEERARVIGLEDYRYQSFPTVFWDLYGEQGHPVRTTVSEMGPLLLARLLELNETQEGVLNIAFRVADDEGLLLLDLNDLRAMLGFLSDHAKDIQVRYGTVAAASVGAIQRRLLVLEQQGADHFFSEPALDLRDLMRTDFDGRGMVNVLAADKLMQSPRLYSTFLLWLLSELFEQLPEIGDPPKPRLVFFFDEAHLLFDEAPKALVDKIEQVVRLIRSKGVGVYFVTQNPLDVPDSVLAQLGNRVQHALRAFTPRDQKAVRAAAQTFRANPAFDAEQAITQLGVGEALVSTLEKKGVPSIVQRTLIRPPSGRLGPITAEERSKQIKTGPVAGRYEREVDRESAYEILTARAEAARKAAAEAEARAREEAEERKSTGRSSNRQGVWETMAKSVARAVGTRLGRDLLRGVLGSLTRKR
- a CDS encoding AAA family ATPase, producing the protein MIITGIESHDCLKYRHLALRDLPAQGVIAVSGRNESGKSTIGETVCFALFGRTFSLGDRDITKVIRWGATRASAAVEFATERGRFRVTRYLDHEGNRGAQLIDLDHPEHAMARGVEVVDAALADLIGFAYPEFVESFYLAQREMTTPQPHSQAVKAMAGVASFERVSEAIFASIPAEQDAIARAREEREAMVEALRELNIDPAQLAALEAERQPFADAVAEIDARTEGVSKAVADYPQAARGHATARATKGRWSALAWLAALIAIAGWAILGLGRFMPNDPVGPWLGANIPNWDQYLPYLLPVAGVATVLWLIAAVAANGAARRAKGFATAGAALCDEADAALGWLDQAGDGDAGNDADGEEPTGRAAYDRAGARERFAAARAMALAPDRAAVECNALFAALAEDRATFAAEVERCDAAIAEEQARLARARDIEQAAEDLQRRSNEHLARVRTRELAVDLLSGAARTVSKQFNAHIRDWVGRSLPLFTQGRYEHLQVDERLDVRVFSTEKRDFMNLDEVSSGTQRQIMLAVRLALSQELIDAAIRGPQFAFLDEPFAFFDETRMRSALEALPKLSGELRQVWVIAQTFPDDVGFARHVRCANETTELVDAAPG